In Vitis vinifera cultivar Pinot Noir 40024 chromosome 17, ASM3070453v1, one genomic interval encodes:
- the LOC100260358 gene encoding cytochrome P450 736A117-like: protein MAPMQVGERLRGSYGGALGAGMARCRVPVVIVSIANTAREIMKTNDVIFSNRSKSNISAKLLYDYKDVSTTPYKEYWRQMRSICVLHFLSTRRVLSFRGVQEEETTLMMEKISSSASSTPIDLSQIGDETGRKYRELLKKFVGLLGGFNVGDYIPWLSWVNFINGLETKVEKVSKVFDRFLDEVDMFAARSDSTYTVLEWAMTKLLRHPQVMRESTRGAKIMGYDIEAGTRVITNAWPIGGDPLLWDEAEEFWPERFLNSSIDFTGKDFELISFGAGQRGCPGTLFAKMAIELVLANLVHHFDWEVAGGGRREDLDMTECIGLTIHIKVLLLAVATPWPC, encoded by the exons AGTTCCGGTGGTCATCGTCTCAATTGCAAACACTGCAAGAGAGATCATGAAGACCAATGATGTCATCTTCTCAAATAGGTCTAAATCAAACATCTCGGCAAAGCTTCTCTATGATTACAAGGACGTTTCCACAACCCCCTATAAAGAGTACTGGAGACAGATGAGGAGTATCTGTGTACTCCACTTTCTCAGTACCAGAAGGGTTTTGTCCTTCCGAGGTGTCCAAGAAGAAGAGACAACCCTTATGATGGAGAAGATCTCTTCCTCTGCTTCTTCCACCCCAATTGATTTGAGCCAAAT TGGAGATGAAACTGGAAGAAAATATAGAGAACTACTGAAGAAGTTTGTGGGGTTGCTAGGTGGCTTCAATGTTGGCGACTACATTCCATGGCTGTCATGGGTGAACTTCATCAATGGTTTGGAAACAAAAGTGGAGAAAGTTTCTAAAGTGTTCGATAGATTTCTTGATGAAGTG GACATGTTTGCTGCTAGAAGTGATTCTACATACACAGTCTTGGAGTGGGCAATGACAAAGCTCTTGAGGCACCCACAAGTCATGAG AGAATCCACCCGGGGCGCCAAAATAATGGGCTATGACATTGAAGCAGGGACACGAGTCATTACAAATGCATGGCCAATTGGGGGAGACCCACTGTTGTGGGATGAGGCTGAGGAGTTTTGGCCAGAAAGATTCTTGAATTCTTCTATAGATTTCACAGGGAAAGACTTTGAGTTGATCTCATTTGGAGCTGGCCAAAGAGGTTGCCCGGGAACTCTGTTCGCGAAAATGGCAATTGAGCTTGTGTTAGCAAATCTTGTTCATCATTTTGATTGGGAAGTGGCTGGTGGAGGTAGAAGGGAGGATTTGGACATGACTGAATGCATTGGTCTGACCATTCATATAAAAGTTCTACTTCTTGCAGTTGCAACTCCATGGCCTTGCTGA
- the LOC100265573 gene encoding cytochrome P450 71AP13 — protein sequence MALLQWLKEGFLPSFLFAGIILVAVLKFLQKGMLRKRKFNLPPSPRKLPIIGNLHQLGNMPHISLHRLAQKFGPIIFLQLGEVPTVVVSSARVAKEVMKTHDLALSSRPQIFSAKHLFYDCTDIVFSPYSAYWRHLRKICILELLSAKRVQSFSFVREEEVARMVHRIAESYPCPTNLTKILGLYANDVLCRVAFGRDFSAGGEYDRHGFQTMLEEYQVLLGGFSVGDFFPSMEFIHSLTGMKSRLQNTFRRFDHFFDEVVKEHLDPERKKEEHKDLVDVLLHVKEEGATEMPLTMDNVKAIILDMFAAGTDTTFITLDWGMTELIMNPKVMERAQAEVRSIVGERRVVTESDLPQLHYMKAVIKEIFRLHPPAPVLVPRESMEDVTIDGYNIPAKTRFFVNAWAIGRDPESWRNPESFEPQRFMGSTIDFKGQDFELIPFGAGRRSCPAITFGAATVELALAQLLHSFDWELPPGIQAQDLDMTEVFGITMHRIANLIVLAKPRFP from the exons ATGGCTCTCCTTCAATGGCTGAAGGAAGGTTTCCTACCCTCCTTCCTCTTTGCAGGCATTATTCTAGTAGCGGTGCTGAAGTTTCTTCAGAAGGGCatgttaagaaaaagaaaattcaatctCCCACCCAGCCCTCGGAAGCTACCCATCATTGGCAACCTTCATCAGCTTGGCAACATGCCCCACATTTCTCTCCACCGCCTGGCTCAGAAGTTCGGCCCCATCATTTTCCTGCAACTTGGAGAGGTGCCAACAGTGGTAGTTTCTTCCGCTAGAGTAGCGAAAGAAGTGATGAAGACCCATGATCTGGCTCTTTCAAGCCGCCCCCAGATCTTTTCAGCAAAACACCTCTTCTATGATTGCACTGATATTGTGTTCTCTCCCTATAGTGCTTACTGGAGGCATCTACGGAAAATTTGCATACTTGAGCTACTGAGTGCCAAAAGGGTCCAATCATTTAGTTTTGTCAGAGAAGAAGAAGTTGCTCGCATGGTTCATCGGATTGCAGAGTCGTATCCCTGCCCCACCAATTTAACCAAGATTCTTGGACTCTATGCAAATGATGTCCTTTGCAGGGTCGCCTTTGGAAGGGATTTCTCAGCAGGAGGGGAGTATGATAGACATGGGTTCCAAACGATGCTCGAGGAGTATCAAGTATTGCTTGGAGGATTTAGTGTGGGAGATTTCTTCCCTTCCATGGAGTTTATACACAGCTTAACAGGCATGAAATCAAGACTACAAAACACCTTTCGACGTTTTGATCACTTTTTTGACGAGGTGGTGAAGGAACATCTCGATCCcgagagaaagaaagaggaacACAAGGACCTCGTTGATGTTTTACTCCATGTCAAGGAGGAAGGCGCTACCGAAATGCCTCTCACCATGGATAATGTCAAGGCCATCATCTTG GATATGTTTGCTGCAGGAACTGATACAACCTTCATAACCCTAGATTGGGGAATGACAGAGCTCATCATGAACCCTAAAGTCATGGAAAGAGCACAGGCTGAAGTCAGAAGCATTGTTGGAGAGAGAAGAGTTGTGACAGAGAGTGATCTTCCACAActgcactacatgaaagccGTCATCAAAGAGATCTTCCGATTGCACCCTCCAGCACCAGTTTTAGTCCCAAGAGAATCCATGGAAGATGTAACAATTGATGGGTACAATATTCCAGCCAAAACAAGGTTTTTTGTTAATGCCTGGGCAATAGGGAGAGACCCAGAATCCTGGCGAAACCCTGAATCATTTGAACCACAAAGATTCATGGGTAGTACTATTGACTTCAAAGGCCAGGATTTTGAGTTGATACCTTTTGGGGCTGGGAGAAGAAGCTGCCCAGCTATTACATTTGGAGCAGCAACTGTTGAGCTTGCTCTTGCTCAACTTCTCCACAGCTTTGATTGGGAGCTTCCCCCTGGCATCCAAGCTCAAGATTTGGATATGACAGAAGTTTTCGGCATCACAATGCACAGGATAGCTAACCTAATCGTGCTTGCAAAACCACGCTTTCCCTAG